The Terriglobales bacterium genomic sequence CTCGCGCTGAGAATCCGTCATTTCGCTGGTTCAATGCCGATGTAAGGTTGGTTAGATTGCGCCTGGGCTCGCCCGATAAGGGAACGACGCTCAGCAAAATAGGCAGCATTCTTAATGTTCCAAAGCTCCAGGGAGCCCAATCAGCGGCAACGCCGGAGGCGATGTTCGCCGTCGAAAGCGATGCGCTCAAAGACTATTCGATTATTCCGATCGCCCACGTTCCCGAGGCGTACATCAGGGCCTCTACTGTTCACGATTGGTCGATGACGAGCTGGGGAGACATAGGGCTTGCCGATTTGTGGGTCGAGGCTCCGAAATGAGCCTGCGCACGCGGTTGCTGTTGGTTTTCGGCGGAATCGTTGTCATCACGGTTGCTTTGATCTCATACGCTGTTTCGGTTGGAGCACGAAGATCGTTTGAAAAAGTAGACAATCAGCGAGCCACTGCAATCGCGGGCCAATTTCAGCGGGAGTTTGAGCTGCAGGGCGACGCTTTGTCGCTGCGCGCGGCTGCAATCGCGCGCTCACAGCCGTTGCGCAATATGGCGCTGGCCCTGAGCTCGCCCGGCGGGGATCGAGCGCCTTACCTGAATCTTGCAGGCTCGCTTGCTGCCGAACAGCAACTCGACTTCCTGGAGATTCTTTCCCAGGATGGAACCATAATCTCGTCAGCACAGTGGCCTGCACGTTTTGGTGTGCACTTGCCCTGGGCAGAGGACGTCCCAAATTGGAACCGCGAGCGGGCATTCTTGCAATATGAGGAAACGCCTGACGCCGCGGAACTGGCCCTGGTGTCGGTCCGCGAGCTGGCAGTGGTAGACAGAAGATTCATTATCGTAACCGGCCAGAGAATTGACTCCGGCTTCTTGAGGAACCTCGTTGTGCCAGACGGCACTCGCGTGCTCTTATGGCAACCATCGAGCAGCGCGGGAGAACTGAAAGATGATCGTGGAACAGTGAGCGTGCCGGCGGAATTGAGGCCGGTGCTCGAGCAATCAATGCGGCAAAGGCAAGAAGTGAAGCAGCGCATTCGTTTGGACGACAGTCCAGATGGTGCGTACATGACGCATGCGATTCCGCAAACCGGGCGCGATTCAAAACGACCGCTCGCCATCCTGGTGGTCGCCAGCAGCAGCCGCGACCTTCGCGATCTTCAGAAACAGATTCGCAATATTGGCCTTGTTGTGGCGATTGGTGGCATCGTGCTGAGTATCTTGGCGAGCGGATGGTCTGCGGGCCGCATCAGTCGTCCGATCGAGGAACTTTCTGCAGCTGCGCAGGACGTCGCTGCAGGTAACTGGGAGCGCAAGGTCGACGCTGCTTCCCGCAATAATAAGGATGAGGTTGCGCAGCTCGTGGCATCGTTCAATCAGATGACCGATGAGTTGCTGCGGCAACGTGATCGCGCGCTGCAAGCGGAGCGCGTGGCTGCCTGGCGTGAACTCGCTCGACGCTTGGCGCACGAACTCAAGAACCCAATGTTTCCCCTTCAGATTACGATTGAGAATCTGATGAAAGCCCGTCAGCACAACTCGCCTGAGTTCGAGGAGATCTTCGCGGAGAGCGCATCGACGCTGCTGGCCGAACTCGGCAACTTAAAGAAGATCGTCGGCCGCTTCAGCGACTTCTCGAAAATGCCAGTTCCGCAGTTACAGCGCGTGAACCTAAATCAAATCCTGGAGGAGATCGCGAAGCTCTTTACTCCACAGCTGGCCTCGGCAACCAAGCCGATTAAGTTGGAGACCAAGCTGTGCTCAAGCGATGCCACTATCTCCGCTGATCCAGAACTCCTGCGGCGGGCCTTTGAGAATCTAATGCTGAACGCGATCGATGCCATGCCGGACGGTGGCGTTTTGCGAATGGCTACCTCGGCCGATGATGGGAGCGTGGCTGTCGAGATCTCAGATACAGGCGCCGGCATGGATGCCGAGGAGGCGAGTCGCGTCTTTACTCCTTATTACACGACCAAGCAACACGGCACCGGTCTTGGATTAGCCATTGTTCAATCAGTGATCAGTGACCATGGAGCGAGAATCTCGGTACACAGCCGTCCAGGGGAAGGCACCACCTTCCGCATGGAATTTCCGCGGCAGCCCGCGAAACGGAGCAACGACGCGGTAGTAGGAAGGGCTTAGCGTGGCCAAGGCGCATCTGCTGATCATCGACGACGAAGCGAATACTCTGGCCTCGTTGTCGCGCGCTTTCCGCCTCGCTGGGCATGAAGCCACGGTTTGCGATCAACCTGCGCGGGCGCTCGAACTCGTCAAGAACCAGGCTTTCGATTTGATCCTTTCCGATGTCGTAATGCCGGGAAAAGATGGGATCGCATTGCTCGAAGAGATTAAAGCACTTGGAGTCACAACGCCCGTAGTCATGATGTCCGGCCAGGCGCACGTGCAGATGGCCGTTCGCGCAACCAAACTGGGCGCAATCGACTTCCTGGAAAAACCCATCTCCACCGACAAGCTCCTGCTGACCCTCGAAAACGCGATGCGGCTCACTCGTCTCGAGCGAGAAAACCGCGAGCTGAGGGGCACGCTGGGGAAACATGAACTGGTGTGGCGCGGCGAGGTAATGTCCCGCCTGATGGCACAGATTGAACGCGTGGCCGCGAGCGAGACTCGCGTGTGCATTCTTGGAGAGACCGGGACGGGAAAAGAGCTGGTTGCACGTACGCTTCATCAGAAGAGTCCACGCAATGCAGAGCCGTTCATAACGCTGAATTGTGCCGCTGTGCCGGCTGAATTAATCGAGAGCGAACTTTTTGGGCACGAAAAGGGATCGTTCACTGGAGCTGCCGCCCGTCATGTTGGCAAATTCGAACAGGCCAACGGAGGCACGCTCTTTCTGGACGAAATCGGTGATATGCCGTTGGCCATGCAAGCCAAGCTATTGCGCGTCCTGGAAGAAGGAGAGGTAGAGCGCGTCGGGGGGACTGGAACAGTGAAGGTCGACGTACGCGTGATAGTGGCGACCCATCGCGATCTCGCCGAGCAGGTTCGGCAAGGCAAGTTTCGCCAGGACTTATTCCACCGCGTCTATGTCTT encodes the following:
- a CDS encoding ATP-binding protein produces the protein MSLRTRLLLVFGGIVVITVALISYAVSVGARRSFEKVDNQRATAIAGQFQREFELQGDALSLRAAAIARSQPLRNMALALSSPGGDRAPYLNLAGSLAAEQQLDFLEILSQDGTIISSAQWPARFGVHLPWAEDVPNWNRERAFLQYEETPDAAELALVSVRELAVVDRRFIIVTGQRIDSGFLRNLVVPDGTRVLLWQPSSSAGELKDDRGTVSVPAELRPVLEQSMRQRQEVKQRIRLDDSPDGAYMTHAIPQTGRDSKRPLAILVVASSSRDLRDLQKQIRNIGLVVAIGGIVLSILASGWSAGRISRPIEELSAAAQDVAAGNWERKVDAASRNNKDEVAQLVASFNQMTDELLRQRDRALQAERVAAWRELARRLAHELKNPMFPLQITIENLMKARQHNSPEFEEIFAESASTLLAELGNLKKIVGRFSDFSKMPVPQLQRVNLNQILEEIAKLFTPQLASATKPIKLETKLCSSDATISADPELLRRAFENLMLNAIDAMPDGGVLRMATSADDGSVAVEISDTGAGMDAEEASRVFTPYYTTKQHGTGLGLAIVQSVISDHGARISVHSRPGEGTTFRMEFPRQPAKRSNDAVVGRA
- a CDS encoding sigma-54 dependent transcriptional regulator, giving the protein MAKAHLLIIDDEANTLASLSRAFRLAGHEATVCDQPARALELVKNQAFDLILSDVVMPGKDGIALLEEIKALGVTTPVVMMSGQAHVQMAVRATKLGAIDFLEKPISTDKLLLTLENAMRLTRLERENRELRGTLGKHELVWRGEVMSRLMAQIERVAASETRVCILGETGTGKELVARTLHQKSPRNAEPFITLNCAAVPAELIESELFGHEKGSFTGAAARHVGKFEQANGGTLFLDEIGDMPLAMQAKLLRVLEEGEVERVGGTGTVKVDVRVIVATHRDLAEQVRQGKFRQDLFHRVYVFPLTLPPLRERRDDIPVLIEHFQKQIARQNNWKPAEFTADAIAGLQRYPWPGNVRELRNVIERLLLLANNNVVDEATVRMALPATESMPASSAPDGHGTLAERMDQVERSIILAELDRQKHHITNTAKSLGVERSHLYKKCQQLGIDLAKEKKGQG